The genomic stretch AACTTACAAATATATCACTTGCAATTATAAAATCGgaattttctttttctttatctcatttataataatataaataatcAAGATATATGGGCATTTAATACCTCTTTATAAATGGTATCTTTCAAGAACTAAAAAATCAAGCCAACACACCAGTATTCCAAGAAACGACAATATAGTAAAACAAATCTTACCATAATATTCTTCCAATTAGGCTTCTTCTTCTTAATACCTCTTAATAAATGATAACCTTCTAGAGCTCTGATAAAAGAGTTGTCAACGAAGTAAGTTATAAATATAAAGACTATGTGTACAAAAATTTAGTATAAATGATATCTCTCTATTTAGGCTTCTTACCCCTCCAATATGACCTTAATATTTTTCTTAGGAGATCTGTTTAAtgaacaaaaccaaaaaataatatTATCTTCAGGACAAATGACAAACAATTGCCAGTGATTGCTGtaaatttacaaaaaaaaagtgttagaatcaataaaatttaaatattacAAAATAACATATGAAAAACGATAAAACCTTGAAGGAAACATGTACTTACCTATTTAGCAATGGTCCTAAATAACATTTTTTTGGCTCTCCATCCAACTTATTTTGTATGTATGTTTGAATAACTTCGGCCGGTTTTGTGTGAACTAGTATCCTATTTGGATCGAGAAACCCAAATAGTTTGTTGAAATTCTTGGAGATACACATGCGATGTAGATATCTAAATTTTTGAAACAAATATTAATTATATTTGATACATAAAAAAAATAACTAACAATAGAATATGATACTTACGTGCACCATAAAGACAAGATAGATGTGGATAGCCATTTAATACCGGAAGTTAATTCATTAAGATCCACCCTATCAATAAAAACTGAGAGTTCACTTGTTTCATGATCCAAATCTAGAGAGAATGAATTTTCCTTGAGATTGTTAATCTTTTTGAGGTAATCTTCAGAAGCATCCATTTTTTTAGTTAAATCTTCAGTAGTCATAACCTTTGAGCAACTTCCGTTAGTGCTCGTACCCACAGATTCTACATGCTGTATCAAGTGAacattaattaaattaatttttttctaatttttagTAGATTAATTGTATCCAGTTACGCATACCTCTTTTATAAACATCTCTTTAGGCCTCTCGGAGCGGAGCTCCAATTGCATCTGTTGTAGGAGTTTCATTCCTTGTTGGATTTGAGCTCTCTCCTCTTGCATCTCTTTTTGCATTTGTTGTTGGAGCTCTgttctttgttgttggagatGTTTTTGTAATTTATGTTGGAAATCTATATTCATTTTTTGCTCCAAGGCTTGAAGGTGGGCTAGAAGGTCATCTTGAGAGACACCTCCTAAGGTGGAGCGTGAACTTTTTCCATAGAATTTCTTAAAGCCCACACCCCTAGGAGCAGTGCGGATCCGACCAGGGTGTTCATTTATTCCAAGGGCAACAGTCAAGATATCGTCACGCCCTTCAAAGACAATAGTACCTTGTGTATTTTTTTCCACTAACTCTCCCTAAAACATTTAGATACATATAAAAATGATGTAAAATGATTACTAAGTTATGAATGAAATTTAAATTTATCAATAAATCTTTTATTACTTACAATCTTAGATGCTACTAAGTTTGTTGCCTCAGATGTAAAATTTCCCGATGGCTTCTGTCGAGCCATCAACCATGCCTCATATCGCTTTAGTTCGGGAGGGTCAACCATCAAACTTTCATCACCTTTGGCCTCTTCAATCACTTTTTTCCTCCTCTCTTCCATTACGGTGGCCCTAAGTTTTTCATAACCACCACGAGACAAAATATGAGGGTGGATATTCTTTGATGCATGTGTCTTTCCTTTTAGCCTTTTCTCCTATTACAAATAAATCACATTAAACTAAACGTCAAAAACCAAATCAATTTAGATAACATAAAAATAAATCTACAAATTTAACTAACTTGAAAATCTCTTTTTGTCGAGTCTGGACAAACAAATCCCAATCTTCTTCTTTGATAAATTTATACTTTTCAAATGGAGTTGTATTTCCATGCTTATCTCCTTTCCCAAATATATAGACATTTGAGAGCAATGTCTTAAATTGCTTCAATCGTTCCCCCGTATAAACAAACCAATGCTTCCTAAATTCTTTATCAGTGGGGCAAGTGAACTTACACTTCAAAACATAAGGAGTGTTAGTAATTGAAGCAATTATAGATAATAActttaaaataattaattaaaaatgcaTACCGTGATATCGTCCCATATCACGTCCTTCAACTTATCGCTTATCTTTTTCCATTGCTTTTCATTTATACTAACCTTGCTACGTGCAATGAATGACAAATAACTTTTAAACTTTGCAGCATACTGACCAATGGGTTGGAAGGTATCAGGATCAAAATCAATTTGGTATTTTTCACCATCAGGAAGTTTGGCAATGAAACGTAGCAATGCTGTGACACCTCTAGTCTTCTTTTTTTTTGGTGAAGAGCTAGATGGTTTATCCATAATTCCTGTTTAGAGAGAAAACAATATTAGTCAAAActaaaattaaaatgaataataAACATAATAACAATTTATTAACTAAAATATAGTTATTAGTAAAATATAGATGGTTTTTCTTGGTTATTTGTTATTATCCTCCAAAATCCCTTCTTGATGATCATAACGAATGGCATAAACATCATCAACTTCATTTTCATCATTAAAATAAGGCCTTTGTGTTGAAAAAGAAGTATTGTGATCAATGTCTAGAGTTGAATCTTCATTTTCATCACTATAATTCATGTTTCTTCTTTGGAGGACAACAGACCACCTAGTGTTCGAGGGATCCTTTACATAAAATACTTGTACTGCTTGAGCTGCCATGATAAAAGGTTCATCCTTATATCCTACCTTATCAAGGTCCACCAATGTAAATCCTAATTCATCAGTTTGCACACCATTGTTACTATTAACCCATTTACATTTAAAAATAGGAACTTTAAACTTAACATAATTGAGCTCCCATATCTCTTCTATAACGCCAAAGTAAGCTGTGGATGCCAAGACAGGGTTTTTATCCTTTGAACTAGAAAAGTGCATTGAAGAAGCTGTTATCATTACCCCACTATTTTGCATGGTACTCTTGTCATCCTGTGATTTTGTACAAAAAGAAAACTTATTTATATCGTACCCACTCCAACATAAAACATTAAAGCTAGGCTCGTATGCTAGAAACTTTAATGTATCAGAAGCATTATCATCATTCATAATCTTGGTTTTAAACCATTTTGAGAATGTTCTGTTATGCTCTTTCAACACCCATTTTTCAGTCATACGAGGGTTTTTAGCTTTGACAATGGTTTGATGTGTACTCAAGTATGGATGAACCTCGTCAGTGTTATTCAATATATACAAATGTGCTTGAAAAACTTCCCCTTCGCCCATATGCTTAACCTTTAGACGTGTACCCTTACCGTCACATCTTCCATCATGACGAGACTTGGGTAGTCCTACAGGTTTTGCATCTGACAAATAGTCTGTACAAAATTCAATGGCTTCTTCTGTGATGTACCTTTCAACAATAGATGCTTCAGGACGATAATAATTCTTCACATAGCCTTTCAATATCTTCATGTATCGTTCAAAAGGATACATCCACCTTAAATAAACAGGACCACACAATCTAATCTCTCTAACTAGATGAACAATCAAGTGAACCATGATGTCaaaaaatgaaggaggaaaaaACATCTCCAACTGACACAAGATAATAATTGACTCGTTTTCCATCTCGTCCAATTTATCAGGGTCAATCACTTTGTTACAAATATCATTAAAGAATAAGCACAATCTAGTTATGGCATGTCGGACATTTTTTGGCAAGATGCCACGAATAGCCACAGGTAGTAGTTGTTGCATCAAAATGTGGCAATCGTGAGATTTTAAACCAATTAGTTTGAGATCTTGTATTGACACGAGACTTTTGACATTTGAGGAGTATCCATTTGGCACTTTCACACCTTGTAGACACTGGCAAAATTTTCTTTTCTCTTCTTTTGACAATGTATGACACGCCGGTGGCAAATAGGTTTTGTTACCTCTTGGTTGAGGAGCTAACTCCTCTCTTATTTTCATCTTAACCATATCTAAACGAGAACTTAAACCATCTTTGGTCTTACCTTGAATATTAAGAAGTGTTCCGATTACACTATCACACACATTTCTTTCTCTTCATTATCTTTCCAATACAATATGCAGTCATTAGGGCATACGTGTATTTTCTTATATTCTATACCCATTGGACATAATATCTTTTTTGCCTCATAGGCCCGGTTCGGCAACATGTTTTCTTCCGGTAACATTTCCTTCAACAACTCTAACAATTGTGTGAAGCTTTTATCTGTCCAACTATTAATCGCCTTCAAATTGAACAATCTTAGCACAGCCGACAGTCGTGTGAAGTTTTTACAATTTGGATACAAAGGGATTTTACTGTCATTGCAAAGAGTATCATGTATATTTGCCCGTTGAAAAGAGTCTTGTCCAATATCACGGATCATATCTTCTAGACGATCACCCATCTCTACATCAAACTCTTCTTTAGGAGAGGCCTTTGGCGCGTCAGACAATTCACCATGCCATATCCACTTTGTATAATTTTGACAAATCCCGTTAACTCCTAAGTGTTCCCATACGATGTGAGCCTCTAAAGGTGCAATATTTACACACTTAGCACAAGGACAGTGAAATCTTCCATTACTTTCAGGAAGATTAGTTTCAGCAAATTTCAAAAACTCTAACACTCCTTTCTTATACTCCTCGGATAGGCGATTTTTTTGCATCCAACTACGATCCATAACTATGTAAAGAACAAAAAGAATTGTAGTTAAAAGATGCACTTACAAGTATAATACAACTAGTGTTTCTTATAAATAATACAACTAGTCTTGTGAGGAAACCATAATTTTGATCATAAATGTGTTAAGTTAGTGACAACTAAATTGACAACTAAAAACACAGTTAGCAAACTAATTTTACAAACTCAGAAGCAAAACTAGCGAACAACGCTGAATTATAACAACCACCTCCAATGAATTTCTCTCAATGCAGAATATGAACCAATGCAGAATATGAACCAACAGTTACCTATGCAAATGCAGAGACCATATGGCATGCATCCTGTTCAACAACAACCTATGTTTGGCTTTCCTCCTAACCAACTGCCTCCTCATCCTATGGTCCCTCAAAATCCAACGTTTTCTGGAAATTCTCAGTTTGGTGTTGTGCCTGGAAATCAAGTCAGGCCACCAATTGCCCCAAATCCGGCAGCCGGGAACCCAAATGGTTTTGTATCAGGTCCTTTTCCATCTCAGCAGTTACAAGGGAATACTTCTGTGCCACATAATACAAACAATGCTCAAAGTTCTGCATTTAGGAATTCACATTCACAGGTATTTTGAAACTGAATGTGTTTGTCTTTTCATTGCAATGTTCTCAAATAGCGCGTTATAGCATTGTCGCGAAGTGAAGTTTTAACTAACCACAGTCGTTTAGTGATACATGATTTACTTTAGTACAAAGTGTTGTCAAATAGTGGTTATAGCCAGTGTCGTCTTAAACTTTCGGAGGCCCTGTGTAGCTTAGCCAGAATTTAACTCTAACAAATAGAGCCCTATTTTGCCAAGGTTTAGCAGTGATAAACATTTTATGCGACCCTATTTAGTCACGGGTGAACCTGCCTTGCACGCTCTCAAGTATGATCCTGACTATATTAGGGCCTTAGCACTAGTGTAGCAAAATTTGAAGTTGAATATACTTCTACTTTCTGTGATCAGCTATTGACAACATTGCTTTAATGTGTATTAGTCATGTTTATCAATTTGCTAAGGATTTAGTTTAATGCAAATCTAAATTGTCGCTGCAGGAAAATCCTAATAGCAATGTCAACACTAATTTTGCAAACTCTAACTGGAAAGGATCGCCAAACAATAACTTCAAAGGAAACAGGAGAGCAGGGTTTTCAAAAAGATCGTAAGGGTAGAGGTTTGAACTCTTCTACTTTGTATCGAGATGAAAACAATTTTCTGCTGTTAGACTAATGCTTGTGAGAAAAAAACAGGTCCCAACAATGAGAGAGCAGGAACTTTTGGTTTAAATTCTGAGGAACATCAGCAGCAACCACAAAGGTAGCTTTAACATTGTCCGACTTTCCAATAATATCTTACCAATCTTTTACTTCCTATCACTGCCTCTCACTCACCAATCATCCACCAAAATCTAATTTTCGTTACTTCTATAAGTTACAAGGTGAATCGGCAATAACTGATTCTCAAAAGTTCTGTTAATTGGTTCACAAGTTCCAATTCACGATTTTGGTTCCGAACTTAAATTTTAAATAACCATCCAAATGGAACAGAAACCTCATTTGTGGTGCTGGTTTTAGTAATCATGTATTATTTCCTCATCAGGGTTTAGTTCGATCTTTGCACCGATAATATCATAACACTTACGCTTTTATTATTTGTCCTTCTAATCATTAGATCCTATTCTGCGACTTATTCTGAGCAAGAAATTCTACGATGGCGTGACGCACGGAGGAAGAATCACCCTTCCAGAGAAAAAAATGAGAAGGTTTCAAACAATCTACTCTATCTGCTTGTGTTTATTAAAATGTTATTGACTAATTAATAATAACCAAATTACTACTTGCAGACGCAGAGTGAACAATCGAAAGACTCCAAGTGCATTGATAGAGAGGTTTTACAAAGAGAGGTATACTTATTGATAGAGAGGTTTTGCGATACGCTAGTTTGTTCAAAATGTTGTCGGATAGCCACTATAGCATTATTGCATAACAAAGTTTGAAT from Lathyrus oleraceus cultivar Zhongwan6 chromosome 7, CAAS_Psat_ZW6_1.0, whole genome shotgun sequence encodes the following:
- the LOC127105626 gene encoding uncharacterized protein LOC127105626, whose translation is MNQQLPMQMQRPYGMHPVQQQPMFGFPPNQLPPHPMVPQNPTFSGNSQFGVVPGNQVRPPIAPNPAAGNPNGFVSGPFPSQQLQGNTSVPHNTNNAQSSAFRNSHSQENPNSNVNTNFANSNWKGSPNNNFKGNRRAGFSKRS
- the LOC127101882 gene encoding uncharacterized protein LOC127101882, with the translated sequence MEERRKKVIEEAKGDESLMVDPPELKRYEAWLMARQKPSGNFTSEATNLVASKIGELVEKNTQGTIVFEGRDDILTVALGINEHPGRIRTAPRGVGFKKFYGKSSRSTLGGVSQDDLLAHLQALEQKMNIDFQHKLQKHLQQQRTELQQQMQKEMQEERAQIQQGMKLLQQMQLELRSERPKEMFIKEHVESVGTSTNGSCSKVMTTEDLTKKMDASEDYLKKINNLKENSFSLDLDHETSELSVFIDRVDLNELTSGIKWLSTSILSLWCTYLHRMCISKNFNKLFGFLDPNRILVHTKPAEVIQTYIQNKLDGEPKKCYLGPLLNSNHWQLFVICPEDNIIFWFCSLNRSPKKNIKVILEGALEGYHLLRGIKKKKPNWKNIMGHQQDNGWACGYYVMKNMFDIIDACIVERFNEIFTDTSSYEKESIDHIRQLWAQFFLQKVEEQENQEKKDLMTKQKRLKKLIYRYILFHE
- the LOC127101884 gene encoding uncharacterized protein LOC127101884, translating into MDKPSSSSPKKKKTRGVTALLRFIAKLPDGEKYQIDFDPDTFQPIGQYAAKFKSYLSFIARSKVSINEKQWKKISDKLKDVIWDDITCKFTCPTDKEFRKHWFVYTGERLKQFKTLLSNVYIFGKGDKHGNTTPFEKYKFIKEEDWDLFVQTRQKEIFKRKG